One part of the Gossypium raimondii isolate GPD5lz chromosome 1, ASM2569854v1, whole genome shotgun sequence genome encodes these proteins:
- the LOC105774348 gene encoding trihelix transcription factor ASR3 — translation MASEQLSMAATPDPIDGRKDAVNAAINGVESRPLSVDCGDDVSKAPRLPRWTRQEILVLIQGKRVAENRVRRGRAAGLAFGSGQVEPKWASVSSYCKRHGVNRGPVQCRKRWSNLAGDFKKIKEWENNTREESESFWVMRNDLRRERKLPGFFDKEVYDILDGAAAVSSAVEIPDSVVAPALALALTPTPAVQDTAEDNEAVFDSGRSAAAEDGLFSDFEQDDGAGSPEKVELPVSADAGKSVPAPIPISEQQHQQQPAIPGSKSQGATKEKHPTSNPEVGSASQEARKRKRTETNGDEEPDNSPQYHLIDVLEKNGKMLVAQLEAQNTNFQQERQQRKDHADSLVAVLNKLADALGRIADKL, via the exons ATGGCCTCGGAGCAGTTAAGCATGGCTGCGACTCCTGACCCAATTGACGGCCGGAAAGACGCCGTCAACGCCGCCATTAACGGCGTTGAATCCCGTCCGCTTTCCGTCGATTGCGGGGATGACGTCAGCAAAGCTCCGAGGCTTCCTCGTTGGACGAGGCAGGAGATACTTGTGCTCATACAGGGGAAGAGAGTGGCGGAGAATCGGGTCAGGCGAGGACGGGCTGCCGGATTAGCCTTCGGGTCGGGTCAAGTGGAACCGAAGTGGGCTTCGGTTTCGTCGTACTGTAAGCGGCATGGAGTGAACCGGGGACCGGTTCAGTGCCGGAAACGGTGGAGCAATTTGGCGGGGGATTTTAAGAAGATCAAGGAATGGGAGAATAACACTAGGGAAGAGAGTGAATCATTTTGGGTGATGAGGAATGATTTAAGGAGGGAAAGGAAGTTGCCTGGGTTCTTCGATAAGGAAGTTTACGACATCCTCGACGGCGCCGCCGCCGTTTCTTCCGCCGTGGAAATCCCTGATTCGGTCGTGGCTCCAGCTTTGGCTTTGGCTTTAACCCCAACTCCAGCAGTTCAGGACACGGCGGAGGATAACGAAGCTGTTTTCGATAGTGGACGGAGCGCGGCAGCGGAAGACGGCCTGTTTTCGGACTTCGAACAAGACGACGGTGCTGGGAGCCCAGAAAAAGTGGAGCTACCGGTTTCCGCCGACGCCGGAAAGTCGGTTCCCGCTCCAATCCCTATTTCAG AGCAGCAGCACCAGCAACAGCCAGCTATCCCAGGGAGCAAGAGTCAAG GTGCAACAAAGGAGAAACATCCAACCTCGAACCCCGAGGTCGGTTCTGCTTCTCAAGAAGCAAGGAAGAGGAAACGGACGGAAACCAATGGAGACGAAGAACCGGACAACAGTCCACAATACCACTTGATCGACGTCTTGGAAAAGAACGGTAAAATGCTAGTCGCTCAACTCGAAGCTCAAAACACCAACTTCCAACAGGAAAGGCAGCAACGTAAAGACCACGCCGATAGCTTAGTCGCCGTCCTCAACAAGCTCGCCGATGCTCTAGGGAGGATCGCCGACAAGTTATAA